In Pyxidicoccus xibeiensis, the genomic stretch ACAGCGCACAGCAGGCCTGCGAGCGCATGTGTCCGTGCGTCACCCGCGACTGCGTCATCGCATCCGAGGCCAGCTTCGCGTCGTCGCCCTTGTGCCAGAGCGCCATCGGCAGCACCCGCATCAGCGAGCCATTGCCGTTGTCGCGCTCGCCCTTCGGCCCGGCCATCAGCGCGGGCGCCCCCGCGCGGAAGTGGGCCAGCGCCGTGCTCGTCTGGATGCCGACGTCGAACACCTTGCCGTCCACCGCGAGGTAACCCCACTCGTACCAGTTCACCAAACGCCGGCCGAGGTCCTCCAGGTCCAGGTGGCCGTGGTACAGCAGCGAGTCCAGCAGGCACAGCGCATGCGCCCCATCGTCGGACCAGGTGCCCGGGGGCACGCCGTCGTGCGCGCGGTGGAAGCCGGCGGGCGGCTCGAACTCGATGGCCTCGGTGGCCGGAATCTGCCCGGGCGAGTGGAACTCGTAGGGCACCCCGAGCGCATCACCAATCAACAGCCCGTACAGCCCACCAGCAATGCGTTCCTCGCGCGTCGGCATGTGTACACTCTCCCCTGCCCCCCGGCCATCCTGCATCCAAACGCTTTACCCGTGCCACCCTCCCGCGTGATGGCGCGCGCCATGGAATACTGCGGCGCATGCGAACTCTCATGTTCCTGACGCTCGCGGTGGGCCTGCTTGCCGGTTGCGGTGGCACCCACCGCAACCGCGACGACGCCACTGTTCCCGCTGGCGGTGTCTGCCAGTCCAGCACCCAGTGCAGCATCGACTACACCTGCGCGGGCTGCCCGAACGAAGCCGCCCACTGCCTCGAAGGGTGCTCGACGGATGCGGACTGTTCGGAAGGCACCTGTGAACAACAGCAGTGCCTCACCTGCCCCTGCCCTGGCCGCTGCGTGACGTAGCCCTCCGTATCACCCGGAGAGCACGGGAGTGCCCCCGAGGGAGGCCAGGCAGCCTCGCCGTCTGTCGACACGAGCCGGGAGGCCCGGGCCCCTGGAGCGATACCGGTTCCCCTGCGGACTTCCCACCGTTGGACGGACCCTCAAGGGTCGGGGGAGAACCGTCATGCGGATAAGGAACGTCAGGGGTGCGCTGCTGGTGGGAGCCCTGGTGTCGGGCGCGATGGCGGGAGGAGGCTGCGCGAAGCGCCCGGCTCCGGAGGCTGACGGCACGAGCCAGGGCGGTAGCACGAGCGCCCGCGGCTCGAGTCCGAGCACGACGGGCAGCCGCACGACCGCGGGTGCCGCGAGCGGGCACGGTGGAAGCAGTACGGTCGGCACTCGCGGCACGGCCAGCTCGACGGGCACGAGTGTCTTCGCGCCCCGGACCCGCGGCCCGAGGCGCAGCGGAGGCAGCATCACGGGCGGCAGCAGCACCACAGGCTCGGACCTGGGGCGCAGCACCAGCGGCTCCAGGATGGGCGGCGGAAGCAGCTCGGGAACGCGCGAGGACGGTGACTGAGCAAAGGGGCCAGGCCATGAAGAGCTTCAGCACCCGAACCACCATCCAGGCGACGCCCGAGCGCATCTGGCGGCTCCTCACGGATGCGCCGGCCTACCCCGCGTGGAACCCGACCGTGGAGTGGGTCGATGGCCGTATCGCCAAAGGCGAGCGCATCAAGGTCCACGCCAAGGTCAGCCCCGGCCGAGCCTTCCCCGTGAAGGTGAGCGAGTTCGTCACCAACACGCGGATGGTCTGGTCGAGCCGCATGCCGCTCGGCCTCTTCAAGGGCGCGCGCACCTTCACCCTCACGAAGGTGCCGGGTGACGCGGTGGAGTTCTCGATGAGCGAGGTCTTCACCGGCCCGCTCGCGGGCCTCATCGGGAAGTCGATTCCCGACCTGCAGCCCTCCTTCGACGCGTTTGCCCAGGCGCTCAAGGCAAAGGCCGAGGCCCACCCGGCGCGCTGAGCCAGGCGCGCCGGGGACACGTCAGCTGCGGTTGAGGCGCGCCTGCGTCACCTTGCCGCCCGCGTCGTAGTCGATGACGAAGGACTCATACGACGGACCGAACGGGGACGCGCCCAGCTCGTACACCTCGCTGGTGCCGTGCTGCCGGTCCGGCTCGCCGAGCAGCTTGCGCACGTCGTCGCGGCTCATGCCCTCCAGCGTGTGCTTCCGCTGCAGGTCCACCACCATGCCGACGCGCGGGTTGTTGCGCGCACCACTGCCCTTCTGCGCCTTCCACTGCTCCGAGTCGAAGGCTCCCTTCTGCGAAGTCGACACCCGATAAACCCCCAGCGCTATGAGTAGGGCCGCCGCGACGCCGAAGAGCTTCCAGCGTCGCGCGCTCCCCATTCTACGGGCAACCGGCCCCCCCTGGCTCATCGATGCAGCTTACCGCGCGCTCGCGTTGCCGTCAGGCAGCGGCTGGCCACCCGTGCCCGGGACGCGGTCCGACAGGCCGTGCTGGCCGTACGGGACGCGGTCGCTCCACTGGAGGTTGCTCTTGTCGTCGAGCACCACCATCCGCCCGTCCGTCACGGCCTGCTGCACCAGCGTGGCCAGCTCCTCGGGAGAGGCATTGGGGTTCGCCAGGGCAATCTCCCGGCCCACCTGGTTGTTGTAGAGGTCCATCGCCTCGCGGTCGGCGTAGTTGCCCGGCAGGCCCTCGTGCGCGGTGGCGAACTGCTGCGTCCACTCCGCGCCGAACTCGCGCGTCATCAGCGCGTTCCAGTAGGCGTGACGGAAGGCGTCGCGGTGGCCGTCGTTGTTCATCCACTCCTGCTGGTCGCCCGGCGCAATCCCGCCCGGGACGCTGGAGGGGTTCGGGTAGAGCCGCTCCGACACGTCGAAGGCCTGGTCCTTGATGTCGTTGAACTTGTTCAGGCCCAGCAGGCCCCGGTCGACGGAGAGCTTGTCCAGCAGCTTCGCCTCGGTCTGGGTGACGTTGTACTCGCCGGCGAACGGTACGG encodes the following:
- a CDS encoding ADP-ribosylglycohydrolase family protein; its protein translation is MPTREERIAGGLYGLLIGDALGVPYEFHSPGQIPATEAIEFEPPAGFHRAHDGVPPGTWSDDGAHALCLLDSLLYHGHLDLEDLGRRLVNWYEWGYLAVDGKVFDVGIQTSTALAHFRAGAPALMAGPKGERDNGNGSLMRVLPMALWHKGDDAKLASDAMTQSRVTHGHMRSQACCALYCLWARRILEGAADPWADALATFRELYPEGFEARTELDTNIVRPDADEPPGNGSGYVVDCLRSAKQCVVAGRDYEGVVKAAIRLGHDTDTTAAVAGGIAGLIHGVQGIPERWRSALRGKELLEPLMKKLLAHARD
- a CDS encoding SRPBCC domain-containing protein — its product is MKSFSTRTTIQATPERIWRLLTDAPAYPAWNPTVEWVDGRIAKGERIKVHAKVSPGRAFPVKVSEFVTNTRMVWSSRMPLGLFKGARTFTLTKVPGDAVEFSMSEVFTGPLAGLIGKSIPDLQPSFDAFAQALKAKAEAHPAR
- a CDS encoding DUF6973 domain-containing protein — translated: MSISSIGRDLIGGVAKRLGISGPEQTRSTSQPQSQPASGPTSQPRVQVAGWDGTSSFDSGRTGSGSGSGTGAGVGAAAGAAGAAVAGRPDLAGIERDYQVQDDTMVKWRPKGLGIIPVPFAGEYNVTQTEAKLLDKLSVDRGLLGLNKFNDIKDQAFDVSERLYPNPSSVPGGIAPGDQQEWMNNDGHRDAFRHAYWNALMTREFGAEWTQQFATAHEGLPGNYADREAMDLYNNQVGREIALANPNASPEELATLVQQAVTDGRMVVLDDKSNLQWSDRVPYGQHGLSDRVPGTGGQPLPDGNASAR